A single window of Tiliqua scincoides isolate rTilSci1 chromosome 10, rTilSci1.hap2, whole genome shotgun sequence DNA harbors:
- the LOC136661669 gene encoding phospholipase A2 inhibitor and Ly6/PLAUR domain-containing protein-like, producing the protein MKSLHLLKLPLPTKTCPRELERSRFCSRFLITMHTLLGLFICFVLVNTGTSLECEVCVGVGPSCVGEMETCKDGKDTCAVILSDNSLDGYTSKSIVKSCAYSRSCTDETQYVEYGEISQRAGIACCQGDSCRTAIPELSRPLNITQRNGKQCPSCFSLLSSTCREDEMVECLGAEDHCIDLESSITYGPIALKMAQKGCVTKGLCADLSLSDMKVNGIHAKLTKAMCKEATPMQPSPM; encoded by the exons ATGAAAAGTCTTCATCTGCTCAAGTTGCCTCTTCCTACAAAGACCTGCCCAAGAGAACTTGAGAGGTCTCG GTTTTGTTCCAGATTTCTCATCACCATGCACACCCTACTGGGACTCTTCATCTGCTTTGTGCTTGTAAATACAG GCACTTCATTGGAGTGTGAAGTTTGCGTCGGTGTCGGCCCCAGTTGTGTTGGAGAAATGGAAACCTGCAAAGACGGCAAAGACACTTGTGCTGTCATCTTGTCTGACAACTCATTAG ATGGTTACACCAGCAAGTCTATTGTTAAGTCATGTGCATATTCAAGAAGCTGCACAGATGAAACACAATACGTAGAATATGGAGAAATATCACAAAGGGCTGGAATTGCTTGCTGCCAGGGGGACTCCTGCCGCACAGCAATCCCTGAAC tctCAAGGCCACTGAACATCACGCAGCGTAACGGGAAACAATGCCCCTCCTGCTTCAgtttgctttccagcacttgcaggGAAGATGAGATGGTGGAGTGTCTTGGAGCAGAGGATCACTGCATCGATTTAGAATCAAGCATCACTTACG GGCCAATCGCCTTAAAGATGGCACAGAAAGGCTGCGTTACCAAGGGGCTTTGCGCAGACTTATCACTGAGTGATATGAAGGTAAACGGGATTCACGCCAAGCTCACGAAGGCTATGTGCAAGGAAGCCACCCCCATGCAGCCATCTCCAATGTGA
- the LOC136661051 gene encoding phospholipase A2 inhibitor NAI-like: MRALLGFFLLSVFLRTGICLECEVCSAVDSTCTGSMKTCDVGQDTCAVILSENSLAGTPIRTVIKTCESSSACSSLPNYMNFGQGKYVRTSISCCVGDACKTAFPQFPPAMTEPNGKQCQGCYSLSPFGCEAETVDCVGAENFCLNMVEKVIYGKFVLHTTMKGCVTEAVCAAKKGKVTHAGVHADIEKAECQPASLGA; the protein is encoded by the exons ATGAGGGCTCTGCTGGGGTTCTTCCTCCTCTCTGTGTTTCTAAGGACAG gAATCTGCCTGGAATGCGAAGTTTGTTCTGCTGTTGACAGCACCTGTACTGGTAGTATGAAGACTTGTGATGTCGGACAAGACACCTGTGCCGTCATCCTTTCTGAAAACTCTTTAG CTGGAACGCCGATTCGGACAGTGATAAAGACCTGCGAGTCCTCCAGTGCCTGCAGCTCACTCCCAAACTATATGAATTTTGGACAGGGGAAATATGTCCGAACCAGTATCTCCTGTTGTGTTGGGGACGCCTGTAAAACTGCCTTTCCTCAGT TTCCACCAGCAATGACTGAACCCAACGGGAAGCAATGCCAAGGCTGCTACTCTCTGTCTCCCTTTGGGTGCGAAGCAGAGACCGTGGATTGTGTTGGAGCTGAGAACTTCTGCCTGAATATGGTGGAGAAAGTAATATATG GGAAATTTGTCTTACACACCACCATGAAGGGCTGTGTGACTGAAGCTGTGTGCGCTGCAAAGAAGGGCAAAGTAACCCATGCAGGCGTTCATGCTGATATTGAGAAAGCTGAGTGCCAACCAGCATCACTTGGTGCTTGA